Proteins encoded in a region of the Oscillospiraceae bacterium MB24-C1 genome:
- a CDS encoding nitroreductase family protein encodes MEEIKMRRSIRKYQDKPLDNELILKLLGSARLAPSGSNNQPWEFIVVQSEETRRLLTEVAHNQKWMLTAPVFIICIADGRSRIPEDVELFFTEESPQEELKQIIRDTAIATQNLLLEAHHLGLGACWVAWYRQEDIRPVLNIPSDKYVCGIVTVGYPAETPEPHPRKPLESMVRYEMWE; translated from the coding sequence ATGGAAGAAATCAAAATGCGTCGAAGCATTAGAAAATATCAGGACAAACCGCTCGATAACGAGCTGATTCTAAAACTGCTGGGAAGTGCACGACTAGCACCTTCGGGTAGCAACAATCAGCCGTGGGAATTTATTGTCGTCCAGTCAGAAGAAACCCGTCGTCTGTTAACTGAAGTGGCGCATAATCAGAAATGGATGCTAACGGCACCGGTATTCATCATTTGTATTGCGGATGGCCGTAGCCGAATTCCGGAGGATGTCGAGCTGTTTTTCACCGAGGAAAGCCCACAGGAGGAACTCAAGCAGATCATACGTGATACGGCTATCGCTACCCAAAATTTGTTGCTAGAAGCGCACCATCTTGGTCTTGGCGCTTGCTGGGTCGCATGGTATAGGCAGGAGGACATCCGCCCTGTTTTAAATATTCCGTCAGATAAATACGTCTGCGGCATTGTCACGGTCGGTTATCCTGCGGAGACACCAGAGCCGCACCCAAGAAAACCACTTGAGAGCATGGTCCGGTACGAAATGTGGGAATAG